The following is a genomic window from Mauremys mutica isolate MM-2020 ecotype Southern chromosome 4, ASM2049712v1, whole genome shotgun sequence.
tcttaacaggcaaacaaaaggttaacagcactggactgttcctaccttgtccacgagaccggttccccaccgtcgcccgtagctgcttctccactatctgagcgcgttgcaccgtagtgccctccggggtcgaccacaccgcgtctccgccgaggcccccgatgaagtcaccggtgcgcgctaggcatcggtcgtcgccgcaatccgtcgacctccaggaggggtccgggcaaggctaaatttagcctcaagcccacccagggacgccaaaactgttgctggcccaaaaggcctgaggcagcaaacagtgattcgttgcccggagtgcctcgctccaattagacacaccagggtggagaagcaaaaaaaaaaaagtttatttgagatctcaaagcgcaggatgcttggaggaacacacctcagatcaagcacaccccagaaaagcagctctctgtctttatacatgattttagctaagcatgtctattacccccaatgcccagctttcccccttcgcccccctcttctccctcctttttagttcccatacagcaaatacattatgaagcagcaattactctaaacaggttagatcatacttggcaaaaaacatattatctcgttagtaacttttcttgaccggtcattctgtttcactccctttagccaggtgcaagcaggctgtataattgcctcctggtactgataactagttgccacacattccattctttccatctagcctgtggagttaattaaagtctaaacatggacgcggttcggacaagcagaggcctaatacagggagccttcattggcactgtcattttccacccctctgtcaacactgggtcatgcctggtgccaccaacaagcTGGTGCCGTTCGCTTGCGCAATCCAAGCTGCGGctggtgcagggtgttccccggAGATACAGCCTGTCACAGCGTGGTGCTGTCAACGCCCGGCTGTGATAACAAAGTGCTGGTGTTAATGTTAAGTTTCGGGATAAGAATTTTGTTACTGATGTTACATCTTATGGTAACGCTACTTCTCAGTTAATACCTGTAAACAGCTGTAAAGCTTGTCACAGCAGAGAAACCATCACACACCTGCTttgctgtgtggggctggggtaaactgaggcacgccgCCTCATGGCCGGGACGGCTGGTGGCCAGAAGAGCTATAACCCAAACTGCCTTCGAGCTAGTCACTGACTAACCCTCTTGCAGTAACCGAAGGGGGAAGGTGTGACGCTCGGGGGACACCcggcacccccatgttcatccttgtaataCGAGTGTGTGGTGTCCGGTGCAGTCTGCCAGGTCGGGGGTCTGTGGCAGGCTCAGGATGCGCTGAGCATTGTTGGTATGTGATGTCGTgggttgtaatttcatgtctatagttatgaggctggaaatgtgtcttcatggcttAAAACCAGCCCAGgcaaagctctccagggcagaggggccgttcacacctcatcagggcacggACGGGACAGACCAGACCAGCCTCACAGGAGCAACGGATCTGCTGGACTCTGGAGTGAGTCGCCCCCCTCCCCGGTCAGTCTGGGCCTGCGCTGAGGTGACGCCGACCTGactctgccgggggggggggggggggagccaagagggaagaaagaacaggaTAAAAGGGCGTCACGGACTCCCAGGTCGggcccactcgtggccccgtgcggtccctGGGGGGGGCCCCCTTCAGGGCGACGGCCCTTCTCGGGGGGCCCCTCTCTCCCGGGGTCaggcccccccacctcctggagccgcccctccctgagcctcagcacgtctggctctgccgtgggccctccagggagccccctcgctctgggccccTGGGGCCTCCTCACCCCAAGGGGacgatcccccccagccctggtctcTAGCCCCCAGTGACActcccccagcgtaacacaggaggtttattgagggttgaacccagcacaggaaactctccggcctcaggcctggcctccctcagcccagcacatcccagtccccctgcagccaggggggctctgcctgctcccactccagccccagaaccggcTGGCTGCCAAGTCACCAGTTGTTGGGGTTCCCCATCTCCAGGCCGTTGTccgggggtcccggctgccagacgaggtcacacctggtcctctgcaacaaccaccctctcccaccaccttgtGAAACATGCAGcactcagggaaactgaggcgcgcACACGCTCGTCATGGAAAACGCTACAAAAATCCCCAACTTTGTCACAAAGGGGGagacgtttgccaggctcttcctctctcttccacctccatctacagacccCACCACCGAGCGGCTGAAGCGCTGATCAAGGGGAGAGCCGGGCTGAAGGGcgaccagccagcctgtggggaGACGCATCGacgtttgtaagggcactgaaagggttaagagcAGCTTCGagtgcgttttgcttttatttcatttgaccaaatctgacgtgttctgctttgatttataatcacttaaaatctatattttgtGGTTAATGAATCTGTTTGTTTAGTCTCGCTGAAGCAGTGCGATTGGTTTGCAGCGTGTCAGAgtctccccttgggataacaagcctggtgcagctcaatgtctttgttaaattgacgaactccgATAAGCTTGCGGCGTCCGGCGGgcgtaactggacactgcaagtcGAAGGTTCCTCGGGCGTGTCTGGGACCAGAGGTATCGGCTGGTGTCATtgggttgcacaatccaagctgCGGCTGCCGAAAGTGCTCACTCACGTAGCTGAGAGCAGCTCACGTGCCAGGGGCCGTGTGTGAACAGCCCGGGAGGGGGGGTTCCCAGAGAGGCTGGTTCCCAGAGtcagggactggggtgacccAGCAGATCGCCGGTCCGGagaacaccaggggaacgtcacacagACAGGGCAGGTTGAGGTTACTTTGTTCATCGCCCAGGGTGTCCTTTGACTCCCTGCCCTGTAACCAGTCACTGGCTTTTCCGTCCCTCCAGTGTCCCCTCTGGGCGGGCTCGTCATTTATTCATCTGTCTGGAATGTCGGTGCCTCGGGATCTGGCCAGCCAAGGGTCCTTCTGCTCATTCAGAGCTCGGAAGGAGATCTCAACATTGACACGAACGGTAAACACGCCGAGGTCACTGCCTTGAGCTCTCTCTGGAGTACGGAGCAGGTCACCTGCGAATGGTGGGAACCAGGCAGGTGCCTGTGTTAATCcatctatcagaggggtagtcgtgtcagtctgtagccacaaaaacaaccaggcgcccggtggcaccttagagacgaacacattTCTTTGggcctgtagcggggtggctacccgctccggCCCTTTGGGGCTttgaaacagccctgggaaggggctttaggctgggctgattggggaagtggctgcagctggggccacgccccaaacagagccacagctggcccctataaaaggccagggaagccagaagccaagagagagtctctctgccttcagagggagaagggcctggctgcagggagctggacacagggtacctgagtggagcagggctggggaaaggcagaggagctggggagctccagcctggaaagccccaggctgcggcctagcgaagggccaacaggtcctgggggttgcagaggcagcccaggggtaggccaaggcagcaggtccaaacccctttgccagggatgagtaggctgatactgcagcctgccccaggatgtggggctagacaatgactggcagtggccctacactgaggcaaggtggggatagagagtgggggttccctgagaaggggaagccctgagagaaaggggttactgccagggggcagcaccccatgtaacagggcaccgggtccagggagggacacgggggcctgaggacaggcgggtcaccagcctgcagagggcgctccagcgctgaacagagctaattcccagagtcaccagcaggaggcgccgcgggggtgagtccgacccgtctacagggcatgaaagcccacttcttcagaggtcaccgagacccccttgggactgtcacctgacgggctgaagttacctctgagcctgttttcccggccagcctgggactccagaaccctgccccgTCGAGCCAGACACGCCGGCCTGCtgcaacccagacccaggtctgaagcacaccccaaagctgcaggcttaactggaACCAGCTCAgtaagtgctcctgtctccagcacccagacacccagctcccaatgggatccaaaccccaaatcaatctgttttactctgtataaagcttatacagggtcaACTCATCAATGGTCCCCCCTCTCTAACACTGAGCGAGAGAcaggcacagctgtttgcttccctgggtattaatcacttactctgggtttgttaataaacaaaagtgattttgttaagtataaaaagtcggctgtaagtggttccaagtacGAACAGACAGAACAAGGGCATGTGGGCACCACGTCACAGCAGCTCAAGGGTTTTCCTTGCCCAGTAACCTCGTGTTTCCAAACCCTTCTACTCGCCTTGCGTTTCAGTCTCTAGCTCAGGGAGTTGGTTTTACTACAGCCGCGTCTAGGGGCCTCGTGCCGAGGGGAGGCTTGGGCGGCGCTGAGGCCGGTGAATTGGGTCGCTTGGCTTACGGCTCGCGTGACGCTCTAACGGGACAGCCCGACGACCAGCCGGCCTCGTGCCCAGGTGGTGGCCTCACCCTTTCTGCCGGCCTCGTCATGCTGCCGGGATGTTGTGTGGGATGGGCCTTAATCCCTCTTCAGTTCTCTGATCCCTCCCGGGGGCTCtgtgctcccagagccagggaggggacGCAGGTAAACGCTCGGCGGCGGCGGAGCCAGGGAGGGGAtgctggggaacagactctgccGACGTGTCGAGCGCTGGAGCTGTTCGCTCGGGACTAACCCCACCAAACAGCATCGCCTGCACTTTGGGCTTCTGGCCATCTGCTCTCTGACTGCGTGAGATgcaccgggggagggggtgaaggggaagCCCCCTAACACCCCGTCCCCTGAGCTAGCGCCCTCATGGCATCCCTGCTCGTGTCCCGGGTGCAGCTCCCCGGCCCACTCCTGCCCCGGCACCCCAATAGCACAGCGGGAAGGACCGACCGGGGACGGGTGCCCGAGCTCCCCCTGGCATTCATTCGGGGCGTCCTGCGGCCGGAGCGGGTGCTCCCCGGGGGCCACTGCTTGCCCTTGACCCTGTGACGCTCGAATTTGGCTGTTACAATTCTGCTCTCAGCCAGTGATGGAGCCGCAAAACTCTTTATTAAATACACAAAAATATAAAACTCTGCAGAAAGGGGCGCGATTTCCTCTCACGTCAAATgtacaggcagggctggggggagcccagggctgggagtgaggggcaccggcagagctgggctggcaggggctgcgggtcgggagtgaggggcaccggcagagctgggggcagggctgggctagcaggggctgcgggtcgggagtgaggggcaccggcagaacaAGCCTTCCTGTAACAGATTCAGCCGTTAATTACTCAAGTCCTGCGAGTGAGTTGAAAGGAAATTGTGACGAGCCAAGAGACATGAGCATCCTGCCCCGAACCACAAtcacacacccagccctgccggtgcccctcactcccgacccaccgcccctgcccccccagctctgccagtgcccctcactcctgacccgcagcccctgccccccctgccctgcccccccagccctgccggtgcccctcactcccaacccgcagcccctgatccccctgccctgcccccccccagctctgctggtgcccctcactcctgacccgcagcccctgccagcccagccctgggttcccccagccCTACTCCTGAGCTGCACGGCCGgtttctctccccggctctgggaggggagtgcggtctagtgggttagagcagggactggggtgggaggtggggggatgggagccaggactcctgggttcttttctgtTCACACCCTAAACTGTTCACTCCAAATTCAAACAAGCTCGAGGGGTGAATCATAAACAGGAAACTTGTGGCTGGGGACAGCGGAAAATCTTGCAAAAGACACAAAGAAAAGACTTGAGCAAGAACGACAAGGAATCCACCAGAGCCCAGGTGGGCAGATGGAAACCGCCCCggcctcgcccagcagggggcgctgtggggggcactggctgcgggggagctcccagctattcCATCCCCGGCcttgcccagcagggggcgctgtggggtggggtggggggcactggctgcggggagctcccagctattcCATCCCCGGtctcgcccagcagggggcgctgtgggggggcactggctgcggggagctcccagctattcCATCCCCggcctcgcccagcagggggcgctgtgggcggGGCAGGCGATTAGGGGCGGGGCTTACACGGGGGGCAAGGCTTCCTGCtccatgggagggggcagggggaattcCCCGTTGGCGGGGGGGCCCGGAGGGGGCGAGGGGGGTCCGGGCACCGTCCCGTTggcttcccctgccccctgcgGCGCGGGgtcgcccccctgctcccccgtgGCCAGCAGGGGCTCCGAGAGGGGCCCCTCGCCCTTGGCCCCGGCCACGTCCTCCATGGCCACCGAGGACACCCGGGAGTGGCGCTTCCCGAAGAAGGTGGTCAGCGTGGGCCGCCTGCCTTCGCCCAGCCCGGCCTgctgccccccgtccccggcCTGCCCCTCGCCCTTCTCCTCCGGCAGGCTCACCGGCCCCGCCCACtcgccgggccccgcccccccgctgaaGCTGGTGGAGCCGCAGCGGCGCCGGCGCCGACAGTGCAGCGCCAGGCCGAGCAGGGCCAGCACCACGATGGCGACAACCAGCAGCACCACAATGATGATCACGGGCAGCTGGCgggtgccgggggcggggctggaggccGGGGTTGTGATGTCCTCGGGGACGGGCTCCTGTTTCTTGGCAGGCGGGGtgagggagagggcagggggcGAGAGTTTGGGGGTGGGCTGCTTCTCCCAGGGCCCAGAGGTGTGGTCTGGGGCGGCCCTGTAGCGGCCGGTCCGATGGGTGCTGGCTGGCGCGGTCTGGTTGTGCCCGCTCCGATCGGTGCCCTTGGCGGGCTCCATGGGGGCGCTCGTGGTCTGCCCGCCCCTGCCTGGCACGGTCTGAGTCTCCTGCCCCGGACCCGGGCTCCCTGCCACCGTGCCCGCCTGCCCCTTCAGCTTCTCATCCGTGACGGGCTGTTCGCCACCCGCTGCCGTCGCCCTGGCCAGGCCGGATCTCGGGGCCACGGTCGCCTCCGTAGAGGGAAGGCCAGACGGAGACACTGAGCCAACCGAATCTTTCATTGCCAGCATCTGGGCGGCGGTGGGTTCCTGCTGTGGATGCCTTAATTCGGCAGAGGGCTCGGTGCTGTTTCTGGCTAATTCGGCAGAGGGCTCGGGGCTGTTTCTGGCTAATTCGGTAGAGGGCTCGGTGCTGTTTCTGGCTAATTCGGCAGAGGGCTCGGGGCTGTTTCTGGCTAATTCGGCAGAGGGCTCGGTGCTGTTTCTGGCTAATTCGGCAGAGGGCTCGGTGCTGTTTCTGGCTAATTCGGCAGAGGGCTCGGGGCTGTTTCTGGCTAATTCGGCAGAGGACGAGGCAGTTTCTGGACTGGTACCGATGTGCCGGCTTTCCTCACTGGCCGTCTCCTTCTCTTCGAGTGACACCTGTGCACAGGCTGCAGCTACCAGGAGAAGCAGGAGCGTAGGCCGGATTTTcggctggggccaggcccccgATACCGCCATGGTGTCTGGGCTCCCTGGTCCCGGGCCGGGGCTCAGCGGACGGGTCCGGAGCAGAGAGGGGACGGGAGACGCGCCGGACGCACAAACACCAGCCTGGGAGCGAAGGGGAAAGTGAGTCAGTGTCAGGgtctctccagcagggggcgatgGGGAGCATCACACCAAGTTCTTGGCTCCAGATTTAAAGCCAGATTTAGAACCAGACATCAAAGGGGGAACTGAAAACTGCCAGATGCAGAGAGCACCAATGGgaagaactggggggggggcagggctgggggggcagggctgggctggcaggggctgcgggtcgggagtgaggggcaccggcagggccggggggggcagggctggggtggcaggggcggcgggtcgggagtgaggggcaccggcagagctgggcggggcagggctggggtggcagggggctgcgggtcgggagtgaggggcaccggcagggctgggctggcaggggctgcgggtcgggagtgaggggcaccggcagagctggggggggggcagggctgggctagcagggcctgcgggtcgggagtgaggggcaccggcagggccggggggggggcagggctggggtggcagggggctgcgggtcgggagtgaggggcaccggcagagctgtgctgggtatgtgtggggggagcccagtgaatttcaccctatgggGCTGATGCCCCAAAATGACCCCCCCTAATTTTCCACTCTGTCCCCGGCTCACCCAACGGCTGGGCTCACCTGCTGAAATATCAGCACCCGCCCCACACCACAGAAACCTCTGCGGAAGCCAGACACCTCCCAGACCAGCCGACCCCACCCACCCGGCACCGAGCCCtgggtccccccagctctgccagtgcccctcactcccgacccgcagcctctgccagcccagccctccccccccagctctgccggtgcccctcactcccgacccgcagcccctgccagcccagccctgccccccccagcgctgccggtgcccctcactcccgacccgcagccccccccagctctgccggtgcccctcactcccgacccgcagcctctgccagcccagccctccccccccagctctgccggtgcccctcactcccgacccgcagcccccccccagctctgccggtgcccctcactcccgacccgcagccccccccagctctgccggtgcccctcactcccgacccgcagcccctgccagcccagccctcccccccccagctctgccggtgcccctcactcctgacccgcagcccatTGCTATGTAGCCAACTACCAGTCCCCTGCCTAACCCCCCCATCCTAATTCCTCCCCCCACAGTCCCACCCAGTGAGCTCCTTCTCCAGCTGATCCCACCGCACACACCAATTGCCCCCAACGTACCTCGTGgctgcaggtggggctgggggctggtgggggggtctgagcccaggaccaGCACGTGGCAGCCCCTCCGCTGCAGGACGGGGCAGGAACGAGTGAACGAGAAAGGGTGACGAGGAGGAGAGGAAATGGTGAAAAACCTGGAAGGAAGTGGCGCCCAGTGGCAGCTGGGAGAGAAACGATTCGCTGCTCAGTTCCCtatttgggggtgggtggagggcggGTGGCAGAAAAGGGACCTGGGGGGGGTTTGGGCCCAGAAATTCAGAGGAGgcggctgggagtggggggtggggtattTAGGAgaggaaatggggggctgtggaatAGGctatgggacatggggcctggccccactagggggcgccggctccccccggccccagggcagggcctggctggctccgggggccaggaatgggggaggggcctgtccccactagggggcgctggctccccctggccccagggcagggcctggctggctccgggggccgggaatggggcgggggcctggccccccagggggccgtGTTTGCGTCTAGGCACAGATCACAGACCCAGCCGTCCAGTCAAGAGCGAGAATCTTTACTGTGTGTCGGCCCCGGCCCGTTCGTGCCACACGCCGGCCCCCGAACGCCGAGCCCCCGGGGCGTGTCCTGGGCAGCCGAGGCCAagcagacgggggggggggggtcacggggtccccgggcgctgccctggagctgctccccacaagccaggcaggactctgggagcctcctctccctcggagcagcctgtctgcagggcaagaagctcccacggcttcacctcctgggtctctccttggagcattcagcctcctctgcccctccgtgcgcttcccacagcgagtccacccaggcggggtcctggggggccacagggtcctgcccccccactgcgcagtcagacgtgactctcagccagccagtaacacagaggtttattcgacgacaggaacagggtctaacacagagcttgtaggtaccgcgaacgggacccctcggccgggtccattctggggggtggggagcccagacccccgccctggggctgcccccgtctccccagccagctccaaactgagactctccagcccccctctggcctttgtctcgttcccgggccaggaggcacCTGAGCACTTTGTTCTCCAGCACGTTCAGCCGGCACCTTGCGAAcggcacaggggaaactgaggcacccacccagTGTTCACAGACAttcagaacattcccactttgtcacagggggCCAACGGGGGACACACcgagcccccacccaggggctgTTAACGGAGCCAGGAGCTTCAGCCACTTGTCCGTAGCCCCGCGAACCGGCCGCTGGCAGAAATTCCCCATGTCCCATAGAGCAGCCCCTCTGTGCCCCACGGcaggctggggaggtggggggtgcaggccccTCTGTGCCCCATGGCGGGCCGGGGAGGTGCAGGCCCCTCTGTGCCCCATggcaggctgggggggtgcaggcccCTCTGTGTCCCACGGCAggccggggaggtggggggtgcaggcccctctgtgccccacagcaggccggggaggcggggggttcaggcccctctgtgccccacggcaggccggggaggcggggggtgCAGGCCCCTCTGTGCCCCATGGCAggctggggaggcggggggggggtgcaggccccTCTGTGCCCCACGGCAGgctggggaggcggggggtgcaggcccctctgtgccccacggcaggctggggggtgcaggccccTCTGTGCCCCATGGCTGGGGACAGTGGGGGGGGTCCTCAACAGGCTTGTGCCCCCCCAATTTTCAAAGTGTCCCCCCAAAATCTCAGTTCTGCCCCAACATCCATGGGGTGAATCCTGCTTCTTGGGGGGGGGTCCCGGTGCtcacggccccctcccccccccgcgccggaAGAACTCGGAGATCTCCTGCAGGGTGACGTGGGGCTGGGCCCCCCAGGCCGGTGCCTCGGCGTCCCACAAGGCCGCGGTGCTGCCGGCGCTCTCCGGCGCCCCCGAGTGGACGCCGCTGGAGGTGCCGCTCCCGGCGCTGCCGGCGGGCGCCCGGTACCAGTCCTcggcgctgggcggggggcgcGGGATCCACAGGTCACCCGGCTCCGcctggggggctctgtcctgcggGGGCGGGGCCGCCGGCTCGATCCACAGCGCCCCGCCCCGGCGCCACACGCTGGGCACcgcccgggcccgggccccccGGAAGAGCCGCTCGCCCAGCAGGGCCGCGAGCACCACGAAGAGGCCGGCCACCCCCGCCAGCGCCACCATGGGCCCCAGGCAGGCggcgcagggcggggcggggggcggcgaagggggcgggagccgggggctggggggcagagacgGGGGCATCGTCGGCGATCGGCTGCggagagagggggggggagaTAAGTGGGGGGCTCCCGGGTGGGTGGGGGCgccggctctgacccaggcctggCTTAGGAGGGGGGCGGAGGGATGGGACACGGGGGTCTGGCCCCTCGGGGGGGCgccggctctgacccaggcctggCTTAGGAGGGGCCAGGAGGGATGGGACACGGGGGTCTGGCCCCTCGGGGGGGCgccggctctgacccaggcctggCTTAGGAGGGGCCAGGAGGGATGGGACACGGGGGTCTGGCCCCTCTGACCCAGGCCTGGCTTAGGAGGGGGGCGGAGGGATGGGACACGGGGGTCTGGCCCCTCGGGGGGGCgccggctctgacccaggcctggCTTAGCAGGGGGGCGGAGGGATGGGACACGGGGGTCTCCCAGCCAAGCTGCGCACAGGTTTGAGACAGGAAGTGACGGTGCCTCTGGGGGGCAccggctctggcccggccccagggcgggggactgGGGGACTCGGGGGTGcgggggatgggctgggggcctgtcccctctggggggggggggcgccggctccgaaGGGGGGGCCGGGCCGCGGGTTACTCACGTCAAGGCTGGCAGCAGAGGGTGCCCGGTGCGCCAGCGGCTcgtgggggctgggccgggcggtgCCCCATGGCTGGCGGGGGCCGTGGCGGGAGCCGGGCGCGGCTGGGGGGGGAAGTGGTCGATGCCGTGACGCTGCGTTTCCTGCCCGGAGCCGTTGGCGCAAATGACGCGATGGAAACAGCTttcggggtggggagaggggctcagcgggggggtgCCCTGTCCTCAGAGCCCTGcgtgaacccaggcgtcctggccagCTCCCCGTTCAGACCCCTCCCTTCAGTCGCCTTCAGCGTCTCCGTCACTTCCTGTCTCAAACCTGTGTGCAGCTTGGCTGGGAGTTCaccgcccgccccgccccagaggggccgcgtcccagcgccgggcgaggggtccccgtgtgcccagcccccccccccgccccagaggggccgcgtcccagcgccgggtgaggggtccccatGTGCCCAGCGAGGGGACCCGGGGAGCCTCCTCACTCGGAGCCGGGGGGACCCGGGGAGCCTCCTCGctcggagccgggggggggcccggggagCCTCCTCGctcggagccgggggggggggctgggaagccTCCTCGCTCGGAGCCGGGGGGACCCAGGGAGCCTCCTCGCtcggagccgggggtggggggacccgGGGAGCCTCCTCGctcggagccggggggggggcccggggagCCTCCTCGctcggagccggggggggggcccggggagcctcctctctcggagccgGGGGGACCCGGGGAGCCTCCTCgctcggagctgggggggggcccgGGGAGCCTCCTCGctcggagccgggggggggggcctggggagcctcctctctctgagccgGGGGGACCCGGGGAGCCTCCTCgctcggagctgggggggggcccgGGGAGCCTCCTCGctcggagccggggggggggacccggggagcctcctctctcggagccggggggggggcccggggagCCTCCTCGctcggagccgggggggggcccggggagCCTCCTCGctcggagccgggggggggcccggggagcctcctctctcggagccgGGGGGACCCGGGGAGCCTCCTCGctcggagccggggg
Proteins encoded in this region:
- the LOC123369188 gene encoding leukosialin-like, coding for MAVSGAWPQPKIRPTLLLLLVAAACAQVSLEEKETASEESRHIGTSPETASSSAELARNSPEPSAELARNSTEPSAELARNSTEPSAELARNSPEPSAELARNSTEPSTELARNSPEPSAELARNSTEPSAELRHPQQEPTAAQMLAMKDSVGSVSPSGLPSTEATVAPRSGLARATAAGGEQPVTDEKLKGQAGTVAGSPGPGQETQTVPGRGGQTTSAPMEPAKGTDRSGHNQTAPASTHRTGRYRAAPDHTSGPWEKQPTPKLSPPALSLTPPAKKQEPVPEDITTPASSPAPGTRQLPVIIIVVLLVVAIVVLALLGLALHCRRRRRCGSTSFSGGAGPGEWAGPVSLPEEKGEGQAGDGGQQAGLGEGRRPTLTTFFGKRHSRVSSVAMEDVAGAKGEGPLSEPLLATGEQGGDPAPQGAGEANGTVPGPPSPPPGPPANGEFPLPPPMEQEALPPV
- the LOC123370317 gene encoding transmembrane protein C16orf54-like; the encoded protein is MPPSLPPSPRLPPPSPPPAPPCAACLGPMVALAGVAGLFVVLAALLGERLFRGARARAVPSVWRRGGALWIEPAAPPPQDRAPQAEPGDLWIPRPPPSAEDWYRAPAGSAGSGTSSGVHSGAPESAGSTAALWDAEAPAWGAQPHVTLQEISEFFRRGGGRGP